The genomic window GTATCCGTTATTCGATTTTATGGGAGATTATGAACTAGTTTACCATTGCTTTCTACATTATGGTATCACAGACTCAGTGGCTACGATAATCCTTTAGTAAACCGGTTTTGAAAGAATTCCTTGCGCTTCGCCATGGTACGGATGGGCTCTTCTACTAATTTGGCCGTACTGCTCCTCCACCGTTATTGTCCCGTAACCCCAAGTAAGGGATCTCTATTACACCCCTAGAGCTGGGTCCCTATTCGAACTCGACTCCCTCCGACAATGTAGCGATGTACAGTCCGCGACTTGGACGCGCCGAACATGAGTTACCCCGGCGAAATATCGAGAAGGTAGCTCTATTTTCTTGGGACCGGGATAGCGGTCTCGGTCTCGTCTCGGAGCCTTTATTCATAATTAGTTACAACAAGGTTTTGGTTGGTTCTTGTTTTTTAGTATATAGTATTATgtttatagttaaattttgtttttggtaTTAAGTTACtacgaatataaaattaaaatcaaacataatttatttttttattatgaattaataaaatgatccCTGAATTAATTTCTAAGTACATGCAAAGTCTCTCATTATTTCTCACTGATAGCAAAGTTTCTCGGAAATGTTATTCTAATAGTATAAAAACCGAGTGcgattattagataatattaCACTTCATCAAAATGTTCCGATCAGTTGTCGTATTTTTAGCTGTGATAACTGTGACCTTTGCAAGTCTTGCGTTTATGGTACCGGATCCTAAGCCAGATAAATTCAGTAAGTGACaattttaaaagcaaatattgttttacggaattcaaagaatatttattGTCTAATTTTGAATACacacaaagaaataaaaatatataaaactcatATACGTAatcaggtttttttttaagtttaccTGGATTTATTGTGCTTAAAACTAGTgctagttatttaatatttcagcaGCAAACCCCTAAACTTTACTCAAATATGCGCAAGATTAAATTAGTTAATACAAGTACGTGTACTATGTACGTGTTTGGAAACGGGGTTTAAAAGAAGTAAACCATTGTTTGTGAGTAAACCGTAATCGTTACATTATCGGCTAACAGTAATGGCACCGTAGGTTTTGGaaccaaaaaattatattcagaTCCGGATCGCATGTAGTCGGGAAGCATTGAGAATCGTAGGTAGGAgcttattgtatttaaaaacgatatCAAGCGAACGATTCTTTAACCACTACTATTACAGAGGACATAGAGGGATGCTATGTAAAGGACAATGACGCCGTCATACCGCTTGGCCAGTTTGTTCCATCTAAAACTAGCTGTATTGGGTACAGATGCGGAGAAAACTATGTTACCGTTGAATCGTAAGTGAATTTCAAGAATAATCTTctttagatttataaaaaataacacaacTTCAACTTCTTCGATTATCCTTAAAGAGTTGTAGCAATCATAATTATCATCATCCATTGATAAAGTCTCAGATTCCATCTTCTTCAACACCTTTATtatataggcaagtaggtgatcggctGTTGTGCCTGACAACTGACTGGAACAAATGCACGTTTGATAGTAGAAACGTTATCATATAAAATGATCCCCACTTGTATATAAGTGTAATGGAATCAAAAACTAATCGCACATTAATATGTTTCTTCAGCTAAACATTTGCATAAAATGacatagaaatataattacttgGTGGAACCCTGGTTTGAACAGTTGATAATAGAAGCGTGAACGCATAAAAAGATTATAAGTAACTCATTAAATTGCATACAACTTCTCGCATAGTTCGTAGAATcgtaactaaataaaactatgaataatgtaaatgATTTTGCATTAATCGCTAATAGCTACGATCCGTCGCTAATCTGCAAACAGTTATAATCTCTTTGTGGCTGGTAAAAAGTTAAACATGAGTTCCAGTGAAACTTGTAAAGCTGCTTGTATGctcaattttaatgaaatccaATTTCTTTTACATGTATGAGGAATTGTTAACGTCCAAGACATcgataagaatattttattcccatatatatttaaatctggTCTTGGTAATTCTTATCACATAATTTCCTTAATACATAAGAACATTAGCCTTCTGAACCTGAGCGTCGATGATTAGATAAAcatgattataataatacgaAAAAATTTGGTGGTCTCTATATAATCGATTAATATCTTAATACAGAGAGCGATGAAGGAAATACAAACTTTTCGCAAGAATTTTGCTAGTCGTGATACCACATAGATATATTTCAACTACCCTAAACATCTTTTATCGCgagcagtgttgacctagtggcttcagcatgcgctTGTAATCCGtgaagtcgtaggtttgaACCCCAGCTTTGctctaatggactttctttctataagcgcatttaacatttgcttgaaAGTAGATAGAGAACATCGCgaagaaaccggcatgcctttgATCAAaaatgtcgacggcgtgtgtcaggcacaggaggctgatcgcTGATTGTCTATTAAGAaagataaatgatcatgaaacagatacagaaatctgaggcccagacgtTAAAGCTTGTAGCGCCGCTTAAAAATTGTTGTATACGTCTTAtcgtgtaattatttttcatgtaatgtttttttttcagttgcAGTGTTGCCTTTGCGGTGCCTCCTTGTAAATTAGTAAAGCATGAAGATGTCAACTTATACCCGTACCCTAAATGCTGTCCTACTATTGAATGTTAAcctaataaatgaaaatacctaaaaaaatggcatttattattacatacaaatattataagtgGGCAGCCAACTGGAATTTCCAGATTAATATTGACTGTAAgcatatttacatttatgctttagtataaataatatatagatttgtTTTCTCGTACCGGATTTATTAaacgtaatttaaaacattagcTTCACGCCGTCTGGAGTAGATAAATCATTACTAGACGTTATTGATTGCCAATAAAACTTACCTCGAacgtttttagattttaatgaCATACATATGCTAGTGATTCCTAAAAAGATTTAAACCTATACCTAACCTTTTTGAGCTTTTATAAACACTTTTTCCTAACTAGCACTATCAATTGGACATGgccttttcaataataataataaatcattgattTGCAACAAAGTGGTACATTTATATtgatcaattataataatccaCACAATCAGCCACacaaaaataggcatgcaaataataagaacatctgtcataataataagtaaagctatttataattgtCAAACTTATAGGCCAAATATTCGCCTAATCACCTTCACCTTGAAAACATAACATGGCAGTGATCTATAAAttctaggaaggtgattaaatattcttatagccctgtattggtaggcggtggtagcggactatcgaaagtgtacggcatttatcttttattgaagattgtctaaagtattaataacctgtgttattgccgtacagataaaagtcaccggaaaatgactcttttctgaggaaagtaatttaccccatacacctatgtgttccacaaaaaatgtacggcatgctggaaaatgttatctatttgtgaagtactctcaagatcatttaattttatgttgtttcatatcatcatcacctatatgctaatcagacatatgttgcgacccttggctttcgaccgctccgctgggaatatgtacggcgtttacgggtaaagtatctgtatatgtgtccaaaaggaatcacacaaatgccgtacagtaataaatgacctatattgcttctgcaactgtcgtcgaattaaaaatttgcaccgacttccggcaccatcacttttgtacggcactaggtttttcgacatttatttttaatcatctatacacttataacaaagccgtacattaataattagtcgaaattcccccattgtacctgagaaagtccattgactcacgtactcacatgtaccgctcagaaatgacggcatagtgatcagagctattttcagatatagtaacagccttctaagcgtaattcaggttgggtcatttcacaggtattttttgttcatgggcttgtggtctataatTTTTCATGTAATGTTTTCAGTTGCAGTGTTGCCTTTGCGGTGCCTCCTTGTAAATTAGTAAAGCATGAAGATGTCAACTTATACCCGTACCCTAAATGCTGTCCTACTATTGAATGTTAAcctaataaatgaaaatacctaaaaaaatggcatttattattacatacaaatattataagtgGGCAGCCAACTGGAATTTCCAGATTAATAGTTACCGAGTTCGTAAAAAATTGGTCTACAGCTTATAAGAGGTCCAACGCCCATGATAGAGTTTTCAAAGAGTACTAATTCTAAAAAAGCCGGCTCAAGctcttaacatcagataaTCTTCTGCAAGTTTGGTGAGCAATATTTACGACAAAAtagtaatgtaatatatataaaactatcaaAAATACTTCTTCTatactttttaacattattaaacgtTTTACTTGTCTATTTGATATATGAATGTATCATGCTCTAACTGAACTATACGACATGTGCAATGTGCATGTTTCGTATTAATTCCGAATTTAAATTACAGGCTAATAAGTTGGCGATGATAAAATGGCTCAAAAAACTTTGATCTATaaatcttatataaataatatctgtTATCTGCAAATATGTCTGACATTCAAGTTATATCATAGGTCAAGGTAAACTATGTATTACGTCAAGCTTATGCATTTAAAACAAGACAAACATATGTATAATCATATAAgatgatttatatatacacatgCTGCGAAAACACCTTAGAGTTTGACATCTAAGTAAAGGATATTTCAAATATggtttagatatattattacacattttccgtatttaattatttgtttcatttcattatttatctatatttataaaacatacataatgAGATATTAATAAAGCGAGCAACATACTTTGCTTGTAGAAGCATAATATTGGAAATACATGCTAAGAGTTGAATCAAActcttatatttttctattcacGATAATCAAGTTAAAAGAGCAGTGTAAGGGGTTGTCCATTAATCacgtgatgtttttttttcgaacaagcccccccccccctcgaACCTCACGTAATTAATGGAAAGCCCCAAGCTAAGTAGGCTTTATTGAAGGCCTACATGAAGAGTATCTATCGAATCTTCTGACTGAATGCCTCAGAAGAAATCAATTTACATCGACACTGAAAACTGGGGGTCTAGTCCTGCTGAAAAAGCCACCTCAATTAACGACTTGTTCAGTTACGTCCGGTCACGGCTATTTCGGTAGATAATAATTGCAGAGTAGTGGGGCGCACCGCACCTACTTGCCACCACTGTGACCAAAATGTCGATGACACCAGGGTATTTTGGGCTCCTTGCGTCTAAAACAAGATATGCTGATGCATCTCTGCAAGCACTGGAGGCGACCTCCCCCAACGAAGGCGGATGGGGCGATTTGAGAATAACCTTTCCTGTAACAACAAACCATTCATGCTCGCTGTTACAGCGTCTCATCAAGAGCGCGTGTTGGTGGTGCAGTGGGgatttagtgggtatgcacggatcgcgagtcccacataaacATCCGCCCCATGCATTTCcccacttaaaaaaaatacgcgAAGAGTAGATAGCATATTATCATTGCTAGATCATCCTTCATGACTTTgaaaaaattttcaaattatctatttaaagATATTTGCTAGGTCTAGGGTTCAATAATaaaggtaataaaataaaaatacccaataaaaaaatcaaagtcaTATATTCAActtacacaaaaaatatcatttacgGATACATTCAAAatacgtaaataaattaaattacaaaaaatttgcTAAGTTAAtcatttaaactaaatacaaaataaaaactaaaataaatgcgAGTATGATAgcgtttataaaaactaaatttatagtttttataacaCAATTACCATTTCTTAGAACTAAGCCATTttgaactttatatttattcatttattcatgtctTCCTTTAATATTTTGCGACGGAATTTCTTATAAATCATAGTATACCATAACCAAAGCAAGATTGTTTCAAGAttacgtttaattaattacatatattatatttaaagataaaatacaCGTAAAAGGGGTGCTGTATCCTGCAGCTGTAACGGCATGAAAATCGGCTAAAGTCGTTAGATGCGTAGGAATCAGTTGTAACGGGAATATTAAGAGATTCTGAGCCGAGACTTAGCACTAAGTTCGACTCCCTATGTCAACTACGTGACAATCGGAAGTCATACTTACTGCGGTCTTTCTAATCGAGTTACAAGCCGACGAAAATATTAATCTTGCTCGGTCATGATAACCAGAACTTATAAGATTATTCAAGTCTTGTCAAATCCCAGACCCCCCAAGCTCAGACCGGAAAACATATATCcaataatttctatataaatcatacaaattaatatatagtttGTCATAATCATGAGACATAAAAACTACACACACAGCTTTCAAATGTCATTCATTTCGAGaactttaatcaaaatatgaaaattccAATAAAATCTCATTTAAACAATTACAATTTCAATTCGAGCATTTTGAGATTTCATACCCACCGATACAAAAATGTCATTCACAAAGTATAAACATTACGAACAATATAGGCACATCCAACGTAGCGAGGTTTTTGAGCCAGTTTCAATTATTCGATGCTTAAATGTTAGTTAAGCAATGGCCTATGTATGAaggcattatttattataaaaaaacacttaccTCACcttataaacaatgttttttaggttaaacaaataaaatctgGGGCAGCCGCACAGCAGGCGAAAAaaaaacggctcaaatataagagaaaAGTCTCTTATATTTCCAACCAACTTccattttgttccctttggagaaCTCTCGGGCCGTGGgtttcaagtgcacaggcgctaattaaattaagttggcgcctggtagatagtaccggtgaccccagagct from Pieris napi chromosome 3, ilPieNapi1.2, whole genome shotgun sequence includes these protein-coding regions:
- the LOC125063733 gene encoding uncharacterized protein LOC125063733, which codes for MFRSVVVFLAVITVTFASLAFMVPDPKPDKFKDIEGCYVKDNDAVIPLGQFVPSKTSCIGYRCGENYVTVESCSVAFAVPPCKLVKHEDVNLYPYPKCCPTIEC